In Paenarthrobacter sp. GOM3, a single window of DNA contains:
- a CDS encoding cation diffusion facilitator family transporter: MTNTDSDTHGGGTNTHEHHHHHEHEHNHDHPRGLKGFLHGLFVPHSHDAADSVDGAMESSVKGIRTLKISLAVLAVTSLLQLVVFLFSGSVALLADTIHNFSDALTAVPLWVAFVLSRRAATRTYNYGFGRAEDLAGLFIVAMVALSAVVAAVESVIRIFQPQALQNLGWVLAAGLIGFAGNEIVAVYRIRVGKEIGSAALVADGVHARTDGFTSLAVVAGVVGVWLGFPLADPIIGIVISLTIFVLLWGTVRDIGRRLLDGVDPTLLARVEEAVAPVAPPMTTVRLRWSGHQLHVEVTSPMREIASVAALEELNHSVEQAVRSSIRNVGRVLVVAR; the protein is encoded by the coding sequence ATGACTAACACCGACAGCGACACACATGGCGGCGGGACGAACACCCATGAACACCATCATCACCACGAGCATGAACACAATCATGACCATCCGCGTGGCCTAAAAGGATTCCTTCACGGATTGTTCGTTCCCCACAGCCACGACGCCGCTGATTCAGTGGATGGAGCGATGGAGTCCTCCGTGAAGGGGATTCGGACACTGAAGATTTCCCTGGCTGTGCTGGCGGTAACCTCCCTTCTGCAGCTGGTCGTTTTCCTGTTCAGCGGCTCGGTGGCACTCCTGGCAGACACGATCCACAACTTCTCCGATGCCCTGACGGCAGTGCCACTCTGGGTAGCCTTTGTCCTGAGCCGGCGGGCCGCGACCCGGACCTACAACTACGGCTTCGGCCGGGCGGAGGACCTAGCAGGACTCTTCATCGTGGCGATGGTGGCTTTGTCCGCCGTCGTGGCCGCCGTCGAGTCTGTGATCCGCATTTTCCAGCCCCAAGCCCTGCAAAACCTTGGGTGGGTTCTCGCGGCGGGCCTTATCGGCTTCGCGGGAAACGAGATCGTCGCCGTTTATCGCATCAGGGTTGGTAAGGAGATCGGCTCCGCCGCCCTCGTCGCTGACGGCGTCCACGCCCGCACGGACGGATTTACGTCCCTGGCGGTGGTGGCCGGCGTCGTCGGTGTTTGGCTTGGGTTCCCCTTGGCGGACCCGATCATCGGCATCGTGATCTCCCTGACGATTTTCGTGCTTCTCTGGGGCACGGTAAGGGACATTGGCCGCAGGCTTCTCGACGGCGTCGATCCCACCTTGCTGGCCCGCGTCGAGGAGGCGGTGGCCCCAGTGGCTCCGCCCATGACGACAGTCCGCCTGCGCTGGAGCGGCCACCAGCTCCACGTCGAAGTGACTTCCCCCATGAGGGAGATCGCTAGCGTGGCAGCGCTCGAGGAGCTGAACCACTCCGTCGAACAAGCGGTGCGGTCAAGTATCCGCAACGTTGGAAGAGTTCTGGTCGTTGCCCGCTGA
- a CDS encoding ArsR/SmtB family transcription factor translates to MDADKACGLKVDSDYVELAVEVFSMLADATRVRIILALRDGELSVNELAETVAKPQSAVSQHLAKMRMARIVATRHEGTRVYYRLENEHARQLVADAIFQAEHTLGGTPRHHHESRAKGDA, encoded by the coding sequence ATGGATGCAGATAAGGCGTGTGGGCTGAAGGTGGACAGTGATTACGTGGAGCTGGCTGTAGAGGTTTTCTCGATGCTTGCCGATGCGACACGGGTCCGGATCATTTTGGCATTGCGTGACGGTGAACTGTCAGTGAACGAATTGGCAGAAACCGTGGCCAAGCCCCAATCCGCAGTGTCCCAGCATCTGGCGAAGATGAGAATGGCCCGCATTGTCGCCACGCGGCACGAAGGTACCCGCGTGTATTACCGCCTGGAGAATGAGCACGCCCGCCAACTCGTGGCCGACGCAATTTTCCAGGCCGAACACACGCTGGGCGGTACGCCCCGGCATCACCACGAGTCGAGGGCAAAGGGTGACGCATGA
- a CDS encoding phosphatase PAP2 family protein, translating into MAGESAQKPGGWEIFHQKFVVEERFMEPRARRALYATAVVLAVLGVTLFLVTLTGVLQKNGLALDDAAAESWLLAMRSEPLTVVMIVVAVIFGPIGLPVIVLVVTVAWGLLAKHAWRPMLLAAAMLTGVGLAQIIGRSVGRQRPPVDLMLFGADTTFSFPSGHVLGASDFLLVLTFLVFSRHRNPKIAVVSFLCAVIGVVLAAVSRIYLGYHWLTDAVASMSLSLVVLGAVIAVDTWRTARIPGEVVTGELASQDP; encoded by the coding sequence GTGGCGGGAGAATCAGCGCAAAAACCCGGTGGGTGGGAGATCTTCCACCAAAAGTTCGTGGTCGAGGAGCGCTTCATGGAGCCGAGGGCCAGGCGGGCCCTTTACGCGACGGCCGTCGTTCTGGCGGTCCTTGGCGTGACGCTCTTCCTTGTGACGCTCACCGGCGTTCTACAGAAGAACGGTCTCGCCCTGGATGACGCAGCCGCTGAAAGTTGGCTCCTCGCGATGCGTTCAGAGCCGTTGACGGTGGTGATGATTGTTGTCGCAGTCATTTTCGGGCCCATTGGGTTGCCGGTCATTGTTTTGGTTGTCACAGTGGCTTGGGGACTGCTCGCCAAACACGCATGGCGGCCCATGCTCCTAGCCGCCGCAATGCTCACCGGGGTGGGTTTGGCGCAGATCATCGGGCGCTCGGTCGGCAGGCAGCGGCCACCTGTGGACCTCATGTTATTCGGCGCTGACACGACGTTCTCCTTTCCGTCCGGGCACGTCCTTGGCGCGTCGGACTTCCTGCTTGTCCTGACGTTCCTTGTCTTCTCCCGGCATCGAAACCCAAAGATCGCCGTCGTCAGCTTTCTCTGTGCCGTCATTGGAGTTGTCCTTGCGGCCGTCAGCCGGATATACCTCGGTTATCACTGGCTCACTGACGCGGTTGCGTCGATGTCACTGTCGCTGGTGGTGCTCGGGGCGGTCATCGCCGTGGATACCTGGCGCACGGCCCGCATCCCGGGAGAAGTAGTCACAGGGGAATTAGCCAGCCAGGACCCCTAG
- a CDS encoding AAA family ATPase, whose amino-acid sequence MAASRNPLDDLRESIGHLANQLKLPGSERVDDLVGDLIGARPGPARPLSEVQAELDSLVGLETVKEQVRALVALLQVQARRKAHGLPEVATSQHLVFLGNPGTGKTTVARLLAEMYRAVGLLQKGHLVEVDRSGLVGQYVGATAIKTDRVIRRALDGVLFIDEAYALAPEDGRTDFGPEAIEVLLKRMEDHRHRLVVIVAGYPRLMESFLLSNPGLRSRFAREITFPDYSVDELQTIFQRMLVQHEYTLEPGAEQMLRRILSGLHAGEDSGNARFARTLFEQALNRQALRLSLNEEQSLDSLDREAVMTLTADDIVEAALALGEEPEPEPTPEPEQPRWWRWLV is encoded by the coding sequence ATGGCTGCCAGCCGCAATCCGCTCGATGACCTGAGGGAATCCATTGGCCATCTGGCCAATCAGCTCAAGCTGCCCGGTTCGGAGCGTGTGGACGACCTGGTGGGCGACCTCATCGGTGCAAGGCCCGGTCCAGCCCGGCCGCTTTCAGAGGTGCAGGCCGAGCTCGACTCATTGGTCGGGCTGGAGACCGTGAAAGAACAGGTGCGGGCACTTGTCGCACTGCTCCAGGTACAGGCCCGCCGAAAGGCCCACGGCCTGCCGGAAGTGGCCACCTCACAGCATCTGGTGTTTCTCGGCAACCCAGGCACGGGCAAGACGACGGTGGCGCGGCTTCTCGCCGAGATGTACCGCGCGGTCGGCTTGCTGCAGAAAGGCCATCTGGTCGAGGTCGACCGTTCGGGACTGGTTGGGCAGTACGTGGGGGCCACCGCCATCAAGACGGATCGGGTGATCCGGCGCGCGCTGGACGGCGTCCTGTTCATCGACGAGGCATACGCGCTGGCCCCGGAGGACGGCCGGACGGACTTCGGCCCGGAGGCGATCGAGGTCCTGCTGAAACGGATGGAGGACCACCGGCACCGGCTTGTCGTGATCGTGGCGGGGTACCCACGCTTGATGGAGTCATTCTTGCTCTCGAACCCTGGACTGCGTTCTCGCTTTGCCCGCGAGATTACCTTCCCGGACTATTCCGTGGATGAACTCCAGACGATCTTCCAAAGGATGTTGGTCCAACACGAGTACACGTTGGAGCCTGGCGCGGAGCAGATGCTGCGCCGCATCCTGAGCGGGCTCCACGCCGGCGAGGACTCCGGTAATGCACGGTTTGCCCGCACACTGTTCGAGCAGGCGCTCAACCGCCAAGCGTTACGGCTGTCGCTCAACGAGGAACAGAGCCTTGATTCCCTTGATCGCGAGGCCGTTATGACCCTCACTGCCGACGACATCGTCGAGGCCGCCTTGGCGTTGGGCGAGGAACCGGAACCGGAACCGACGCCGGAACCGGAACAGCCGCGCTGGTGGCGCTGGCTGGTGTGA
- a CDS encoding GAF and ANTAR domain-containing protein encodes MLDVETEDQNADFQRLHQLIAGTEDVKGFVDGMTRYAATTLSRVTGARIECAVTLWRRKRAATLAGSSDDAILLDGIEQSLGAGPVLEAVETSQPVLLADTQTDERWPKYSNNVAAAGARSVLGVPLALGNDASAALNFFAPATGLFNQAAIAEATQFADMAAQALRLALRIASADLLAEDLRAAMERRTAIDIATGIVMTESRCSQDEAFEFLIRASQNRNQKVHDLAEGIVAGRSGATGKTTTHFQD; translated from the coding sequence ATGCTGGATGTGGAAACTGAGGATCAGAACGCGGACTTCCAGCGTCTTCACCAGCTGATAGCAGGAACCGAGGACGTTAAGGGCTTTGTTGACGGCATGACCCGTTACGCAGCCACGACCCTGAGCCGCGTCACCGGGGCAAGGATTGAATGCGCCGTCACGTTGTGGCGCCGCAAACGCGCAGCCACTTTGGCAGGCAGCAGCGACGACGCCATCCTTCTGGACGGCATCGAACAATCCCTGGGCGCCGGACCTGTGCTGGAGGCCGTCGAAACCTCCCAGCCGGTACTTCTTGCGGATACCCAAACGGACGAGCGATGGCCGAAGTACTCGAATAATGTTGCAGCAGCCGGTGCCCGAAGTGTCTTGGGCGTGCCCCTGGCGCTTGGGAACGATGCGTCGGCGGCCCTGAACTTCTTCGCCCCCGCTACAGGGCTTTTCAATCAGGCGGCCATTGCGGAGGCAACCCAGTTTGCGGACATGGCCGCTCAGGCCCTTCGGCTGGCCCTCCGAATCGCATCCGCGGACCTGCTTGCCGAAGACCTCAGGGCCGCCATGGAACGCCGGACAGCCATCGATATCGCCACGGGGATCGTCATGACCGAAAGCCGCTGCTCCCAGGACGAGGCTTTCGAATTTCTCATCAGGGCCTCCCAGAACCGCAACCAGAAGGTCCACGACCTCGCGGAAGGGATCGTTGCGGGCCGCTCCGGCGCCACAGGTAAAACAACGACACACTTCCAAGACTAG
- a CDS encoding amino acid transporter, translating into MTTMSRPPADPSALHPDARSRFRSWLLFGLQDSKGTHQGPGGVSDAHARKHSWWQVMCLTGVDYFSTLGYQPAIAALAAGVISPLATLVLVAVTLLGALPVYRRVAGESHRGEGSIAMLERLLPRWGGKLIVLVLLGFAATDFMITMTLSAADATAHLIQNPLVPDWLHGQNVPVTLFLLALLGAVFLRGFKEAVNIAVVLVALYLSLNVVVVATSISEAVMHPAAVHDWWLALTTSHGNPLLAVGIALLVFPKLALGLSGFETGVAVMPQVRGQAGDTAEQPIGRIQGTRRLLTTAAVIMSSFLITTSFTTVILIPQHEFQAGGQANGRALAFIAHEYLGVGFGTFYDISTIAILWFAGASAMAGLLNLVPRYLPRYGMAPEWAKAVRPLVLVFSLVGFLITFIFNADVDAQGGAYATGVLVLMMSAATAVTLSARRRHQGKRTVAFGIIAVVFIYTTVANIFERPEGLRIAAVFIAGIIVVSFLSRVRRSFELHATRVHMDEQAVGFISETWEGPIRLIAHEPLRLTPQAYKEKLESAIEVSHLPVGEQPLFLEVVVDDSSDFETELAVHGITRHGYTILEVHGPVVPNTIASVLLHIRDVTGMMPHVYFRWTEGNPVINLLKFLFLGEGEIAPVTREVLREAEPDVSRRPWVHVG; encoded by the coding sequence ATGACAACGATGAGCCGGCCACCGGCGGATCCGTCAGCGTTGCATCCTGATGCGCGCAGCCGATTCCGGAGCTGGCTTCTCTTTGGTCTTCAGGACAGCAAAGGCACCCACCAGGGACCAGGCGGCGTCAGCGATGCGCACGCCCGGAAGCACTCATGGTGGCAGGTCATGTGCCTGACCGGCGTCGACTATTTCTCCACGCTTGGCTACCAGCCAGCCATCGCTGCCTTGGCCGCCGGCGTCATCTCGCCCCTGGCGACCCTGGTCCTGGTGGCCGTCACGTTGCTGGGTGCCTTGCCCGTCTACAGAAGGGTAGCCGGCGAGAGTCATCGCGGTGAGGGTTCCATCGCCATGCTGGAGCGCCTGCTGCCCCGGTGGGGCGGAAAACTGATCGTACTGGTCCTGCTCGGGTTTGCCGCCACGGACTTCATGATCACCATGACGCTCTCTGCCGCGGACGCCACTGCGCACTTGATCCAAAACCCCCTGGTGCCCGACTGGTTGCACGGTCAAAACGTGCCCGTGACGCTGTTCCTTTTGGCGCTGCTCGGAGCCGTATTCCTTCGGGGATTCAAGGAAGCCGTGAATATCGCCGTCGTTCTTGTGGCCCTCTACCTCAGCCTTAACGTCGTCGTAGTTGCGACGTCCATCTCCGAAGCCGTGATGCACCCGGCAGCCGTCCATGACTGGTGGCTTGCGCTCACCACCTCTCATGGGAACCCGCTGCTCGCTGTGGGTATCGCCTTGCTCGTATTCCCCAAGCTTGCGCTGGGACTCTCCGGCTTCGAAACAGGTGTTGCGGTCATGCCGCAGGTGCGTGGGCAGGCCGGCGATACCGCGGAACAGCCGATCGGTCGCATTCAAGGAACCCGCCGGCTGCTGACGACTGCTGCCGTTATTATGAGCAGTTTCCTGATCACGACGAGCTTCACCACCGTCATCCTGATACCCCAACATGAATTCCAGGCTGGCGGCCAAGCCAACGGTCGTGCGTTGGCATTCATTGCCCATGAATACCTTGGCGTCGGCTTCGGTACGTTCTACGACATCAGCACTATCGCCATCCTGTGGTTTGCTGGCGCGTCCGCCATGGCCGGGTTGCTCAACCTGGTGCCACGCTACCTGCCGCGCTACGGCATGGCTCCGGAATGGGCCAAAGCTGTTCGACCGCTCGTGCTCGTCTTCTCGCTGGTCGGCTTCCTGATCACCTTCATCTTCAACGCCGACGTCGACGCCCAAGGCGGCGCGTACGCCACCGGAGTGCTGGTGCTGATGATGTCGGCGGCCACGGCTGTGACCCTGTCCGCCCGCCGTCGTCATCAGGGAAAGCGGACCGTGGCGTTCGGAATCATTGCCGTGGTCTTTATCTATACCACCGTGGCAAACATCTTCGAGCGGCCCGAGGGTCTTCGAATCGCTGCAGTGTTCATCGCAGGCATCATCGTCGTCTCGTTCCTCTCACGTGTCCGACGTTCCTTTGAGCTTCATGCCACCAGGGTCCACATGGACGAGCAAGCTGTCGGATTCATATCAGAAACCTGGGAGGGTCCCATACGGCTCATCGCCCACGAACCGCTCCGGCTGACCCCGCAGGCCTACAAGGAAAAGCTCGAGTCCGCTATTGAAGTAAGCCACCTGCCCGTCGGCGAACAGCCGTTGTTCCTGGAAGTGGTTGTGGATGACTCATCGGATTTCGAGACGGAACTAGCGGTTCATGGCATAACCCGGCACGGCTACACGATCCTGGAAGTCCATGGTCCTGTGGTGCCCAATACCATCGCCTCCGTGCTGCTCCACATCCGTGATGTGACCGGCATGATGCCGCACGTCTACTTCCGCTGGACCGAAGGGAACCCCGTGATCAACCTCCTGAAATTCCTGTTCCTGGGCGAAGGCGAAATCGCGCCAGTGACCCGCGAGGTGCTGCGCGAAGCGGAACCAGACGTCAGTCGGCGCCCGTGGGTCCACGTAGGCTGA
- a CDS encoding PAS domain-containing sensor histidine kinase, whose amino-acid sequence MTDATSHQTSRRRSDVADAVFLPLDDYLGTIRIRMAVLLCQLPLTVMMTLILFLALLFKPATPWDPGVFLIPFLHVLIPAACLVLPWHRLPAGSFVLIPVADCLSVGLLREIGGPVLSVVGLLMAFPVIWLSVCVNRVRLALAVMAPIVATLASPLALGHEIEPSEMIRMIVFPTIMAALAFTGHAVARGLTKHREILNQNDRDLELLNKATADHAQLLDTVLETVNVGVWAMDTNGTDILTNRRFRSDRSWSRENVGGKNPFTICPGQVPEDSPSPAELAADGATFTHRLIRVGPNKDHQRTFSAAARPLLGESGHLKGSVLAFTDVTALVKAQTARDKFVATVSHELRTPLTSILGYLEILDEHPDPQYLGIIERNAERLLALINNLLLVACEELEIRRRPTNIGALLQESVRAAKSEATARGVTLTLSIQGAAEAGVDPRHFAKAVDELLSNAIKFSPEGRNVSVVLRDTDDRIELTVSDQGFGMTQQEQDAAFTTFFKADHAMETAIPGAGLGLPLCKAIIEAHAGTIKLESQPKSGTTVTIAMPR is encoded by the coding sequence TTGACTGACGCCACCTCCCATCAGACCTCCCGCCGGCGCAGCGACGTGGCCGATGCGGTATTCCTGCCTCTGGACGACTATCTCGGCACCATAAGGATTCGCATGGCAGTTCTCCTGTGCCAACTGCCATTGACGGTCATGATGACCCTCATCCTCTTCCTGGCTCTCCTGTTCAAACCCGCGACTCCCTGGGATCCCGGGGTCTTCCTTATCCCGTTCCTCCATGTGCTGATTCCTGCCGCATGCCTTGTCCTTCCCTGGCATCGGCTTCCAGCAGGGAGTTTCGTCCTCATCCCCGTGGCCGATTGCCTTAGCGTGGGACTTCTTCGCGAGATCGGAGGTCCGGTCCTTAGCGTGGTGGGACTACTGATGGCGTTCCCCGTCATTTGGTTATCAGTCTGCGTCAATCGGGTCCGCTTGGCCTTGGCCGTCATGGCGCCCATTGTCGCCACCCTTGCTTCGCCGCTGGCCTTAGGGCATGAGATCGAACCGTCCGAAATGATCCGCATGATCGTGTTTCCGACCATCATGGCCGCGCTCGCTTTCACGGGGCACGCTGTTGCCCGCGGACTCACCAAACACCGCGAGATACTCAATCAAAATGACCGGGATCTGGAGCTTTTGAACAAGGCGACAGCCGACCACGCCCAGCTCCTGGATACGGTCCTTGAAACGGTGAACGTCGGCGTGTGGGCCATGGACACCAACGGCACCGACATACTTACTAACCGCCGGTTTCGGTCGGACCGCTCGTGGAGCCGTGAAAACGTCGGTGGAAAGAACCCCTTCACCATATGTCCGGGACAGGTGCCCGAAGACTCCCCCAGCCCTGCCGAGCTCGCTGCGGATGGCGCAACGTTTACCCACCGGCTGATCAGGGTTGGACCGAACAAGGATCACCAGCGGACCTTTTCCGCCGCCGCCCGCCCGCTGCTGGGGGAATCCGGCCATCTAAAAGGCTCAGTGCTTGCCTTCACCGATGTGACCGCTTTAGTGAAAGCCCAGACAGCCCGGGACAAATTCGTTGCCACTGTCTCCCACGAGCTTCGCACACCGCTGACGTCAATTCTTGGCTATCTGGAAATCCTCGACGAACACCCTGACCCTCAGTACCTGGGCATCATCGAACGGAACGCTGAACGGTTGTTGGCCCTGATCAATAATCTGCTCCTGGTTGCCTGCGAGGAGCTGGAAATCCGGCGCCGCCCAACCAACATTGGCGCCCTCCTGCAGGAATCAGTAAGGGCCGCGAAATCCGAGGCGACCGCCAGGGGCGTCACCCTCACGTTATCGATCCAAGGAGCTGCGGAAGCCGGGGTGGATCCCCGTCATTTCGCCAAAGCCGTTGATGAGCTGCTGTCCAACGCCATCAAGTTCTCCCCCGAGGGCCGAAACGTCTCAGTCGTCCTTCGGGACACTGACGACAGGATTGAGTTGACTGTCAGCGACCAAGGGTTCGGCATGACACAACAAGAACAGGATGCGGCCTTCACGACGTTCTTCAAAGCCGACCATGCCATGGAAACGGCAATTCCGGGCGCAGGTCTGGGGCTGCCCCTGTGTAAAGCCATCATCGAAGCCCACGCGGGAACCATCAAACTGGAAAGCCAGCCGAAGTCCGGGACAACGGTGACCATTGCGATGCCGCGCTAG